A genomic segment from Gilvibacter sp. SZ-19 encodes:
- a CDS encoding SDR family oxidoreductase produces MGKNVIITGTSRGIGFELVKQFTAEGHRVFALSRNDKPTAELMGCSSISCDLTLEDQIQDAVKRILSEVDQIDVLINNSGYLVNKPFTELSMQDWLQSYSVNVFGVALLTKTLLPAMGKDSHVVNVSSMGGVMGSAKFPGLTAYSSSKGALITMTEVLAEEYKESGPSFNVLALGAVQTEMLAAAFPGYQAPITAAQMANYIKDFALSGHQLYNGKVLPVSSSTP; encoded by the coding sequence ATGGGAAAAAACGTAATCATAACAGGGACCAGTCGCGGAATCGGTTTTGAATTGGTAAAGCAGTTTACTGCGGAGGGACACCGTGTTTTCGCCTTGTCTAGAAACGATAAACCTACCGCCGAATTGATGGGTTGTTCTAGTATCTCTTGTGACCTTACCTTGGAAGATCAGATCCAAGATGCTGTTAAGCGGATCTTGAGTGAGGTAGACCAGATTGATGTTTTGATAAACAATTCAGGCTATCTGGTGAATAAGCCATTTACTGAGCTGAGTATGCAAGATTGGTTGCAATCATATAGTGTCAATGTCTTTGGAGTTGCATTGCTTACTAAAACCCTGCTTCCTGCAATGGGAAAAGATAGTCATGTGGTCAATGTGAGCAGTATGGGTGGCGTAATGGGTAGTGCAAAGTTTCCAGGGCTAACTGCCTATAGTTCTAGTAAAGGAGCACTTATTACTATGACAGAGGTACTTGCAGAAGAATACAAAGAGAGTGGTCCTTCGTTCAACGTATTGGCACTTGGTGCTGTGCAAACAGAAATGTTGGCAGCGGCTTTCCCGGGCTATCAGGCACCCATAACAGCGGCCCAAATGGCCAACTACATCAAAGACTTTGCCCTGAGTGGACATCAGCTTTATAACGGTAAAGTGTTGCCGGTATCATCGTCTACACCCTAA
- a CDS encoding SprT-like domain-containing protein, with translation MEEVLAKYIPPAAVPTCLELIKKNDVHLKIVNQRVTRHGDYRLLPDGSHQITVNAGANPYRFLITLVHEIAHLVAFKAYGRRIKPHGKEWKRTFTLLMLPFINPRVFPQQLLPLLALHFKNPKASSDTDAKLSVALGQYDPPTDKNYIFEIPLGGVFRLYNGKVFKRGQKRVKRYECVELATGRIYLFNPNAQVEQIN, from the coding sequence ATGGAAGAGGTACTGGCCAAGTATATACCCCCAGCCGCGGTTCCAACTTGTTTGGAACTGATTAAAAAGAACGACGTTCATTTAAAGATCGTGAACCAGCGTGTGACCAGGCATGGTGACTATCGGTTACTGCCAGATGGCAGTCATCAGATCACTGTGAATGCCGGTGCGAATCCGTACAGATTCTTGATCACACTCGTCCACGAAATAGCGCATCTCGTCGCATTTAAAGCATACGGTCGTCGAATCAAACCGCACGGAAAAGAGTGGAAGCGTACTTTTACACTGTTGATGCTTCCGTTTATCAACCCGCGGGTGTTCCCGCAGCAACTATTGCCGCTTTTGGCCTTGCATTTTAAGAACCCAAAGGCCAGTAGTGATACGGATGCAAAATTATCGGTGGCGCTTGGCCAGTACGATCCGCCAACTGATAAAAATTATATTTTTGAGATACCCTTGGGAGGTGTTTTTAGGCTGTACAATGGAAAGGTCTTTAAACGTGGTCAGAAAAGGGTAAAACGATACGAGTGTGTTGAGTTGGCTACAGGTAGGATCTATCTTTTTAACCCCAATGCACAAGTTGAACAGATCAACTAA
- a CDS encoding mannose-1-phosphate guanylyltransferase, with translation MNKDYYAVIMAGGVGSRFWPVSTSSYPKQFHDMLGTGDSLIQKTFKRLSNLVPQEQILISTNDSYKDLVQQQLPQVSDAQLVLEPVMRNTAPCILMAALKIHKENPNAVMVVAPSDHWIEDEQAFTANIKTCFEAASEEDILMTLGINPTFPNTGYGYIQYQGESASAVKPVIRFTEKPDYETAKSFLEEGNYVWNSGMFIWSVASIVKAFEEKLPAMHALFMQGMEVYNTPAEFEFVGARFAEAENISIDYGIMEQANNVRVLPATFDWNDLGAWGALYDKLPKDAENNVVVRAKTQLNNSTGNMVYTASEKVVVLEDLHDFIVVEKKDVLVVVPKAKEQEIKRILNQVKENFGNDYA, from the coding sequence ATGAACAAAGATTATTATGCGGTAATTATGGCCGGCGGAGTGGGATCGCGCTTTTGGCCAGTGAGTACCTCGAGCTATCCGAAACAATTTCACGATATGCTCGGTACTGGAGATTCCTTGATCCAAAAGACCTTTAAACGTCTTTCTAATTTGGTTCCACAGGAGCAGATCCTGATCTCAACCAACGACAGTTACAAAGACCTTGTGCAACAACAATTGCCTCAGGTTAGTGATGCGCAACTGGTATTGGAGCCGGTAATGCGCAATACAGCGCCTTGTATTTTGATGGCTGCACTAAAGATCCACAAAGAGAATCCCAATGCAGTTATGGTGGTTGCGCCATCGGATCATTGGATAGAGGACGAGCAGGCCTTTACAGCTAATATTAAAACTTGCTTTGAAGCAGCTTCAGAGGAAGATATATTAATGACCTTGGGTATCAACCCTACCTTTCCAAATACTGGTTACGGCTATATTCAATACCAAGGCGAGTCAGCATCCGCAGTAAAACCGGTGATCCGCTTTACAGAGAAACCAGATTACGAAACGGCAAAGTCCTTTTTAGAAGAAGGTAATTACGTGTGGAACTCCGGGATGTTCATTTGGAGTGTTGCAAGCATTGTCAAGGCATTCGAAGAGAAACTACCTGCTATGCATGCCCTTTTTATGCAAGGGATGGAGGTGTACAACACGCCTGCCGAATTTGAATTCGTTGGGGCTCGATTTGCCGAGGCGGAGAATATCTCCATCGACTACGGTATCATGGAACAAGCTAATAATGTACGCGTGCTACCAGCAACCTTCGATTGGAATGATTTGGGAGCTTGGGGGGCACTTTATGATAAACTCCCAAAGGACGCTGAAAATAATGTAGTTGTCCGTGCCAAGACACAGCTCAATAATTCAACTGGAAATATGGTCTATACTGCTTCTGAGAAAGTGGTAGTTCTCGAAGATTTGCACGATTTTATCGTTGTAGAGAAAAAAGATGTACTCGTAGTAGTTCCAAAGGCTAAAGAACAAGAAATTAAGCGTATCTTAAACCAAGTGAAAGAGAACTTCGGAAACGATTACGCATAA
- a CDS encoding DUF389 domain-containing protein: MEQQSQSPDEAKTQEQKEHIKKEAKGLFKSLRQFVVDIFDFRGDTDRETTVEAVKADIPFKGATAWILICSIFVASVGLNANSTAVVIGAMLISPLMGPILGIGLSIAINDIDTLRKSLINFGVMVVLSVLTAFLFFWLFPLREETSELLGRTRPDFRDVLIAFFGGLALIIARTKKGTIASVIFGVAIATALMPPLCTVGYGLAEFIKENPNGLPFALGALYLFSINTIFIALATFIVVKVLGFPMIRYANSKRRKRIARFASVAALVVMLPAGYTFYQVIKESRFNESAKNFINTELNSLSNANYIKRNATYDYTNGEGGAITITTFGQDVIPESTINVLRGRLQAYNPLKNATFDVIQSQFQNGFEDELRYMEQLRTRDSLDLLSQSQKIQYYEQELAKLRLLERDLIPFQDICDEARINYDALTSIQYAKTYINNFQRIDTLNVFAIKWNDSLPLDQRSAYTKRLTNWLKFKLKADTLVVQEMQ, encoded by the coding sequence ATGGAGCAGCAATCGCAAAGCCCTGACGAGGCAAAAACGCAAGAGCAGAAAGAGCATATCAAAAAAGAAGCAAAGGGCTTATTTAAGAGCCTCCGCCAGTTTGTGGTGGATATCTTTGACTTTAGAGGAGATACAGATAGAGAGACGACCGTAGAGGCTGTTAAGGCCGACATACCTTTTAAAGGCGCTACAGCTTGGATCTTGATCTGTTCCATATTTGTGGCCTCGGTTGGTCTCAACGCCAATTCTACAGCTGTGGTCATTGGAGCCATGCTTATCTCTCCTTTAATGGGGCCAATTCTGGGAATTGGGCTTTCCATTGCCATCAATGATATCGATACCCTAAGAAAGTCTTTGATCAACTTCGGAGTGATGGTGGTCTTAAGTGTGCTCACGGCCTTTTTATTCTTCTGGTTATTTCCTCTGAGAGAGGAGACCTCGGAGCTTTTAGGGCGTACTCGCCCAGATTTTAGAGATGTGCTTATTGCCTTCTTTGGTGGTTTGGCGCTTATTATAGCCAGGACTAAAAAAGGAACTATTGCCAGTGTGATCTTTGGGGTGGCTATTGCTACAGCCCTGATGCCTCCTTTGTGTACGGTGGGTTACGGCTTGGCGGAGTTTATTAAGGAGAATCCTAACGGTTTGCCTTTTGCTCTGGGAGCCTTATATCTCTTCAGTATCAATACGATCTTTATTGCTTTGGCGACCTTTATCGTGGTCAAAGTGCTAGGCTTCCCGATGATACGTTATGCCAATAGTAAGCGTAGAAAACGCATTGCGCGTTTTGCTTCTGTGGCCGCTCTTGTTGTTATGTTGCCGGCTGGATATACCTTTTATCAGGTGATCAAGGAAAGTCGTTTTAACGAGTCAGCAAAGAATTTCATCAACACAGAACTCAACAGTTTATCTAATGCCAATTATATCAAAAGGAATGCTACTTACGATTACACCAATGGTGAGGGCGGAGCAATAACCATTACTACTTTTGGGCAAGATGTGATACCAGAGAGTACTATCAATGTATTGCGCGGTCGTTTACAAGCATATAACCCCTTAAAGAATGCAACTTTCGATGTAATTCAGTCGCAATTCCAAAACGGATTTGAGGACGAGTTGCGCTATATGGAACAATTGCGTACCCGCGATTCCTTGGATTTACTTAGTCAGTCACAAAAGATCCAATATTACGAGCAGGAGTTGGCAAAATTGCGCTTGTTGGAGCGCGATCTGATCCCTTTCCAAGATATTTGCGATGAGGCGAGAATCAACTACGATGCCTTGACTAGCATTCAATATGCCAAGACCTATATCAATAATTTTCAGCGCATAGACACTTTGAATGTCTTTGCCATCAAGTGGAACGATTCCTTGCCTTTGGATCAGCGTTCGGCTTATACCAAGAGGCTCACCAATTGGCTTAAGTTCAAACTCAAAGCAGACACCTTGGTCGTACAAGAAATGCAATAA
- a CDS encoding FG-GAP-like repeat-containing protein, with the protein MKKITLCAAALLAVAAMHAQTVSFTNEDHLIGSYPTSGTETAVDMNGDHLDDYVRVSSGGVGIDFQNPDGTFTSQFFSMSIASPPTWSIAAGDMDGDGFTDLVLGNGNRVSFLWADSTDGTNISGFTYDNSDSTYIFSQRSNVVDIDNDGDLDAFVCHDVDESHPYRNDGSRNLIIDQSLIVTLDRPGNYASLWVDYDNDGDIDMFLTKCRGGASSGDPDRDNAMYTNNGDGTFTENGLDIGMRDNAQSWSTVFQDFDNDGDFDAFIVNHTDQNRFMQNDGNGNFVDIIGSTGINANDLGAWENQAADFNNDGFVDIFSELARELYLNNGDGTFTGYDLPFDEGGIGDMNNDGFLDVVRNNDLWINAGNSNNWVKTKLVGVESNIQGIGARIEIYGDWGIQIREIRSGTGFSHMSSLTGHFGLGAAASIDKLIIKWPSGNVDEYLNPDINTTHVYTEGDSPLAVTDFEINGLQLYPNPAVNSLKFSLSNLTDTEVAVYDTNGRRVLLGTIDQNNSLDVSGLNKGVYLIQLEIEGQTVSQQFIKK; encoded by the coding sequence ATGAAAAAAATTACGCTTTGCGCAGCCGCTTTGCTTGCTGTTGCTGCCATGCATGCCCAAACGGTTAGCTTTACCAACGAAGACCACCTTATTGGTTCTTATCCTACTTCTGGAACAGAAACTGCTGTCGATATGAACGGCGACCACTTAGACGACTATGTACGCGTTTCTAGTGGCGGTGTTGGGATTGATTTCCAAAACCCTGACGGAACTTTCACTTCGCAATTCTTTTCTATGAGTATAGCCTCGCCTCCAACTTGGAGTATTGCCGCAGGAGATATGGATGGTGACGGATTTACCGACCTAGTGCTGGGTAACGGAAACCGCGTGTCCTTTTTGTGGGCAGATTCCACAGACGGAACCAATATTTCAGGCTTTACTTATGACAATAGCGACTCGACTTATATATTCTCGCAACGCTCTAATGTGGTCGATATAGACAACGACGGAGACCTAGATGCCTTTGTTTGTCACGATGTGGATGAGTCTCATCCGTATCGCAACGACGGAAGTAGAAACCTAATTATTGATCAATCGCTGATCGTGACTTTAGATCGCCCCGGAAACTATGCTTCGTTATGGGTAGACTACGACAACGATGGCGATATCGATATGTTCTTGACCAAATGCCGCGGTGGCGCTAGTTCAGGAGATCCAGACAGAGATAACGCCATGTACACCAACAACGGCGACGGTACTTTTACCGAAAACGGTCTGGACATTGGAATGCGTGACAATGCGCAGAGTTGGTCTACAGTATTTCAAGACTTTGACAACGACGGAGACTTTGACGCCTTTATCGTAAACCACACCGACCAAAATCGTTTTATGCAAAACGACGGTAACGGAAACTTTGTAGACATTATCGGTTCTACTGGGATAAACGCGAACGACTTAGGAGCTTGGGAAAATCAGGCCGCAGATTTCAACAACGACGGTTTTGTAGATATCTTTTCTGAGTTGGCTCGTGAGCTTTACTTAAACAATGGCGACGGAACCTTCACCGGTTATGACCTGCCTTTTGACGAAGGCGGAATTGGAGACATGAACAACGACGGTTTCTTAGATGTGGTTCGTAACAACGACCTTTGGATCAATGCCGGAAACTCCAACAATTGGGTTAAAACCAAACTGGTAGGTGTAGAAAGCAATATCCAAGGAATAGGAGCCCGTATAGAGATCTATGGAGATTGGGGTATCCAGATCCGTGAGATCCGTTCTGGAACTGGTTTTAGTCATATGAGCAGTCTTACTGGTCACTTCGGATTGGGAGCTGCTGCAAGCATTGACAAACTGATCATTAAATGGCCAAGCGGGAACGTAGACGAGTATCTGAACCCAGATATCAATACAACTCACGTTTACACCGAGGGCGATTCTCCGCTTGCTGTAACGGATTTTGAGATCAACGGATTACAACTCTATCCAAACCCTGCGGTAAACAGCCTTAAATTCTCATTGAGTAATTTGACAGACACAGAGGTAGCGGTTTACGATACCAACGGCAGACGCGTACTACTGGGAACTATAGATCAGAACAACAGTCTTGATGTTTCTGGATTGAACAAAGGCGTTTATCTCATTCAATTAGAGATAGAAGGCCAAACGGTAAGCCAACAGTTTATTAAGAAATAG
- a CDS encoding ABC transporter ATP-binding protein has protein sequence MIRVEDLHKSFGSEEILKGITTTFDKGKTNLIIGSSGSGKTVFLKCLLGLFTPEQGKIYFQDKAIQDMDDDEKRDLREDIGMVFQGSALFDSMTVEENVMFPLRMFTSKKKDELLERVNTVLKRVNLENVNKKFPSEISGGMQKRVAIARAIVNNPKYLFCDEPNSGLDPKTAILIDNLIQEITKEYDITTVINSHDMNSVMEIGEKICFLQFGNLVWQGSNKEIFKTDNKNVTDFVYSSNLFKKIREVQLQENAPK, from the coding sequence ATGATACGCGTAGAAGATTTACACAAGAGCTTTGGGTCCGAAGAGATCCTTAAAGGAATCACAACTACTTTCGACAAGGGTAAGACGAATCTTATTATCGGCTCCAGTGGATCCGGAAAGACCGTGTTCTTAAAATGTCTGCTCGGCTTGTTCACACCAGAGCAAGGCAAGATCTATTTCCAGGATAAGGCCATCCAAGATATGGACGATGATGAAAAACGCGACCTTAGAGAAGACATCGGGATGGTTTTTCAAGGCAGCGCCCTTTTCGATTCCATGACCGTGGAAGAGAATGTCATGTTTCCGCTGCGGATGTTCACCAGCAAAAAGAAAGACGAACTCTTAGAACGTGTAAACACCGTACTAAAGCGTGTGAATCTGGAAAACGTCAACAAAAAATTCCCGTCTGAGATCTCGGGTGGAATGCAAAAACGGGTCGCTATTGCTCGCGCAATAGTGAACAATCCGAAGTATTTATTCTGCGACGAACCCAACTCCGGGCTCGACCCAAAAACAGCAATCCTTATAGATAACCTCATCCAAGAGATCACTAAAGAATACGACATAACCACAGTGATCAACTCCCACGATATGAACTCTGTGATGGAGATTGGGGAAAAGATCTGCTTTCTGCAGTTCGGAAATCTGGTATGGCAAGGGTCCAATAAAGAGATCTTTAAGACAGACAATAAAAATGTGACTGATTTTGTGTATTCTTCTAACCTCTTCAAGAAGATACGTGAAGTACAACTGCAAGAGAACGCCCCCAAATAA
- a CDS encoding ABC transporter permease: MNPKKYLTDIGSYFIMLRETFSRPTKGAVLRDLIFKEVDQLVINSLGIVGFISFFVGGVVAIQTALNISNPLIPDYLVGFATRQSIILEFSPTFMAIIMAGKVGSAITSSIGSMRVTEQIDALEVMGINSLNYLVFPKIVALMFFPLVIGISMFIGILGGWVAGVYGGFSTSDAFIQGLQSDFTPFHVTYAFIKTFVFSFILATVPSWQGYYMKGGALEVGKANTNSFVWTSVLIILMNYLITQMLLS, translated from the coding sequence ATGAATCCAAAGAAGTACCTAACAGACATCGGCTCATATTTCATTATGCTGCGCGAGACCTTTAGCAGACCAACCAAAGGTGCTGTGCTTCGCGACCTTATCTTCAAAGAAGTAGACCAATTAGTGATCAACTCTTTGGGGATCGTCGGATTCATTTCGTTCTTTGTGGGTGGGGTGGTTGCCATTCAGACAGCATTGAACATATCTAACCCACTCATTCCAGATTACTTGGTGGGATTCGCCACCCGACAGTCTATAATTTTAGAGTTCTCCCCTACTTTCATGGCTATTATTATGGCAGGTAAGGTAGGTTCCGCAATTACTTCTAGTATAGGATCTATGCGGGTAACCGAACAGATCGACGCTTTGGAGGTAATGGGGATCAATTCCTTGAACTATTTGGTCTTTCCAAAAATAGTGGCACTGATGTTCTTCCCATTGGTCATTGGGATCTCTATGTTCATAGGAATTTTAGGCGGATGGGTCGCAGGCGTTTACGGCGGATTCAGCACCAGTGATGCCTTTATCCAAGGGCTTCAATCTGACTTCACCCCTTTTCATGTCACCTATGCATTCATAAAGACTTTTGTATTCTCTTTCATTTTAGCAACCGTACCGTCTTGGCAAGGTTATTATATGAAAGGTGGAGCTTTGGAGGTAGGTAAGGCAAACACCAATTCCTTTGTTTGGACCTCTGTCTTGATCATCCTTATGAACTATTTAATCACCCAAATGCTACTGAGCTAA
- a CDS encoding alkaline phosphatase: MKLFVYALTALFLLSCQDQAKEASAASQTNTDAPKNVILLIGDGMGLSQLSSAQYYGEGTPNLEQFPVVGLIKTSSSAQLITDSAAGATAFACGVKSYNGAIGVASDSTAVANLPELLLEKNMVSGVVATSTITHATPASFYAHQVSRNMHEAIAQDLANSNLNYFAGGGLKYFNKRSDSLNLLSELTAKGFQLDTAKIPTTLAEKMGVFVADNALPKAVEGRGDFLSQASLQAVTCLSQNDQAFFLMIEGSQIDWGGHDNDADYLIGEMLDFDKTLGAVLEFAKNDGNTLVVVTADHETGGFTLGSDRGNYNSINPTFSTDGHSGTMIPVLAYGPGSENFGGIYENSEIFHKIMSLLK; this comes from the coding sequence ATGAAATTATTCGTTTATGCCTTGACGGCTTTGTTCCTTCTGAGTTGTCAAGATCAGGCCAAAGAAGCATCCGCAGCGAGCCAAACCAATACCGATGCACCTAAAAATGTGATTTTACTTATTGGAGACGGTATGGGTCTAAGCCAATTGTCATCTGCCCAGTATTACGGGGAAGGTACTCCAAATCTGGAACAGTTTCCTGTAGTTGGGCTTATAAAGACCTCGTCTTCTGCTCAACTGATCACCGATTCGGCGGCAGGGGCTACCGCTTTTGCTTGTGGTGTAAAATCTTATAACGGCGCCATTGGAGTTGCTAGCGACAGTACAGCAGTTGCTAACCTGCCCGAACTGCTCCTTGAAAAGAATATGGTAAGTGGCGTGGTTGCTACCTCTACGATAACTCACGCTACCCCAGCGAGTTTTTATGCACATCAAGTCTCTAGAAATATGCACGAAGCCATAGCGCAGGACTTGGCAAATTCCAACCTCAATTATTTTGCGGGCGGCGGGCTAAAATACTTTAACAAACGTAGTGACTCCTTAAACCTGCTTAGCGAATTGACAGCGAAAGGGTTCCAATTGGATACAGCGAAAATTCCAACTACTCTTGCAGAGAAAATGGGAGTTTTTGTGGCAGATAACGCTTTGCCAAAAGCTGTAGAAGGTCGTGGTGATTTCTTAAGTCAAGCCAGTCTACAAGCCGTAACCTGTCTTTCTCAAAACGACCAAGCTTTCTTTTTAATGATAGAAGGTTCGCAGATCGATTGGGGCGGACACGACAACGACGCTGACTACCTTATAGGAGAAATGCTCGACTTTGACAAGACACTTGGCGCGGTCTTAGAGTTTGCAAAGAATGACGGCAACACCTTGGTTGTGGTAACAGCAGATCACGAGACCGGTGGCTTTACCTTAGGTTCAGACCGAGGCAACTACAACAGTATTAATCCTACTTTTTCTACAGACGGACACTCCGGCACTATGATACCTGTATTGGCTTATGGCCCGGGCTCAGAAAATTTTGGTGGGATCTACGAAAATTCAGAGATCTTTCACAAGATCATGAGCTTGCTCAAATAG
- a CDS encoding glycosyltransferase family 2 protein: MRFGIVIPAHNEAQHIAQTLDSLLAQTHAAEQIIVVDDASTDQTAAIVKNYASSHPQLQLLQKPAEQAGHFPGSKVIAAFKFGLQHLGDVDVICKFDADLIFPENYLELHAQTFTNNPKAGLVGGFCYVLQQDQWILENLTGKDHIRGALKAYRATCFKQIGGLKEAMGWDTIDELLARYHGWEVVPLESLQVKHLKPTGHTYNKKARYKQGQAFYRMRYRLLLTLIASLKMASRKKSVAFFFNTVIGFFKAWLAGDSFLLNPDQGRFMRKIRYRSIIQKLIG, from the coding sequence ATGAGATTCGGCATAGTTATCCCTGCACATAACGAAGCGCAACACATAGCGCAAACCTTGGATTCGCTTTTGGCGCAAACCCATGCCGCCGAGCAGATCATTGTGGTTGACGACGCTTCTACAGACCAGACCGCAGCAATAGTTAAAAACTACGCCAGTTCCCATCCGCAGCTACAACTGCTGCAAAAACCGGCAGAGCAAGCAGGACATTTTCCAGGTTCAAAAGTCATAGCAGCCTTTAAGTTCGGACTGCAACACTTGGGAGATGTAGATGTGATCTGCAAATTTGACGCAGACCTTATCTTTCCAGAAAATTACTTGGAATTGCACGCACAAACCTTTACAAACAACCCCAAAGCAGGACTAGTTGGTGGGTTTTGCTATGTGCTACAACAAGACCAATGGATCTTAGAAAACCTGACGGGGAAAGACCATATTCGCGGCGCCCTGAAAGCGTATAGGGCTACCTGTTTTAAACAGATCGGCGGACTAAAAGAAGCTATGGGCTGGGATACGATAGACGAGCTGTTGGCGCGCTATCACGGTTGGGAAGTAGTGCCTTTGGAATCCTTGCAGGTAAAACACCTCAAACCCACTGGACACACTTATAATAAGAAGGCGCGCTACAAGCAAGGTCAAGCGTTTTACCGCATGCGCTATCGCTTACTGCTAACGCTAATTGCCAGTTTAAAAATGGCTAGCAGAAAAAAGAGTGTCGCATTCTTTTTCAATACGGTGATCGGTTTTTTTAAGGCATGGCTGGCCGGAGATTCTTTTCTTTTAAACCCAGACCAAGGGCGATTTATGCGTAAAATACGCTATCGCAGTATTATCCAAAAGTTAATTGGTTAG
- a CDS encoding methyltransferase, producing MYDGKIPKKRYQLTLEFLQECVPTDKAILDLGVSNPFTKYMTDAGYDVQNTQGEDLDLDVSAVKNTDREVLTAFEILEHLVAPFTLLQESSANYLVASVPLKLWFAGAYQSKTDERDRHYHEFEDWQFDWLLEKAGWQIIKRKKFTNPTKKIGIRPFLRRFTPRYYLVYAQRPSKGQVGNY from the coding sequence ATGTACGACGGCAAGATTCCGAAAAAACGGTATCAGCTTACTCTGGAGTTCTTACAAGAATGTGTCCCTACAGACAAGGCCATTTTAGACCTTGGAGTTTCCAATCCTTTTACCAAATACATGACCGATGCCGGTTATGACGTACAAAACACCCAAGGAGAAGACCTGGACCTGGACGTATCCGCAGTAAAGAATACAGATCGAGAAGTGCTTACTGCCTTTGAGATCTTGGAGCATTTGGTAGCGCCCTTTACATTGCTTCAGGAATCATCTGCCAATTATTTGGTGGCCTCCGTACCTTTAAAACTGTGGTTTGCCGGTGCTTATCAAAGCAAGACCGACGAGCGCGATAGACATTATCACGAATTCGAAGATTGGCAGTTCGACTGGCTTTTAGAAAAGGCTGGCTGGCAGATCATAAAACGTAAAAAATTCACCAATCCTACCAAAAAGATCGGGATAAGACCTTTTCTTAGACGTTTTACCCCGCGTTATTATTTAGTTTATGCCCAGCGTCCGTCTAAAGGTCAAGTAGGCAACTATTAG
- a CDS encoding 3-oxoacyl-ACP synthase III family protein — MSIKITGTGSYIPSSVEKNEDFDKHEFLDSNGTPFAYPNEVIIEKFKGITGIGERRYVKHHLTASDIGFFAAEKAIEDAKIDPETLDYVIVAHNFGDVKHNAIQSDILPSLASRVKHSLRIKNPNCVAYDILFGCPGWVEGVIQAQAFIRAGMAKRCLVIGAETLSRVVDKHDRDSMIYSDGAGAAIVEADDDTEGGILGHKTASFTYDEAYYLYFGKSYNKDLCPDTRYIKMDGRKIYEFALTNVPNAMKECLDEAGVGIEEVKKIFIHQANEKMDEAILKRLYRLYKVDIPEGIMPMSIHKLGNSSVATVPTLYDMVRKGTMEEHEVKKGDVVIFASVGAGMHINAIVYKH, encoded by the coding sequence ATGAGCATCAAAATCACAGGTACAGGAAGCTACATCCCGAGTAGCGTTGAGAAGAACGAAGACTTTGATAAACACGAGTTCCTAGACAGCAACGGAACGCCATTTGCGTATCCCAACGAAGTCATCATCGAGAAATTTAAGGGTATTACCGGAATTGGAGAACGCCGTTATGTGAAGCATCATTTGACCGCTTCGGACATTGGATTCTTTGCGGCAGAAAAAGCCATTGAAGACGCTAAAATAGATCCGGAGACCTTGGACTACGTTATTGTAGCTCACAACTTTGGCGATGTGAAGCACAACGCTATTCAAAGTGATATATTACCGAGTTTAGCCTCTCGTGTAAAACACAGCTTGCGCATTAAAAACCCAAACTGTGTTGCTTATGACATTCTTTTTGGTTGTCCTGGTTGGGTTGAAGGCGTGATTCAGGCGCAGGCCTTTATTAGAGCAGGTATGGCCAAACGCTGTTTGGTTATCGGAGCGGAAACACTTTCTCGCGTAGTAGACAAGCACGACCGCGACTCTATGATCTATTCGGATGGAGCCGGGGCCGCTATTGTAGAAGCAGACGATGATACGGAAGGAGGAATCCTAGGTCACAAAACAGCGAGTTTCACTTACGATGAAGCCTATTACCTGTACTTCGGGAAGTCGTACAATAAAGACCTTTGCCCAGATACTCGTTATATTAAAATGGACGGTCGCAAGATCTACGAATTCGCCCTGACCAATGTTCCTAATGCCATGAAGGAGTGCTTGGATGAAGCCGGCGTTGGCATTGAGGAGGTGAAGAAGATCTTTATCCATCAGGCCAATGAAAAAATGGACGAGGCCATCTTAAAGAGACTCTACCGTTTATACAAAGTAGATATCCCAGAAGGAATCATGCCTATGAGCATCCACAAATTGGGGAACAGCTCCGTAGCGACAGTACCTACGCTATACGATATGGTTCGCAAAGGAACCATGGAGGAGCACGAGGTGAAAAAGGGCGACGTGGTTATCTTTGCCAGTGTTGGAGCCGGAATGCATATTAACGCCATCGTTTACAAACACTAA